In Anopheles gambiae chromosome 2, idAnoGambNW_F1_1, whole genome shotgun sequence, a single window of DNA contains:
- the LOC1281052 gene encoding 26S proteasome non-ATPase regulatory subunit 6: MPVENLEEQGLEKNPNLELSHCKFLLSLPEFASDKKLSEKLLAAIKAENMAPWYEQVCTDLGWTVDQKQLAEMRETNRKKLEQLDAAIEDAEKNLGEMEVREANLRKSEYLCRIGDKEGAITAFRKTYEKTVSLGHRLDIVFHQIRIGLFYLDHDLITRNIDKAKYLIEEGGDWDRRNRLKVYQGAYCIAIRDFKAAAHFFLDTVSTFTSYELMEYATFVRYTVYVAMISLPRNELRDKVIKGAEIQEVLHQTPDVKEYLFSLYNCQYADFFKHLASVEAVLRNDILFHPHYRYYVREMRILAYTQLLESYRSLTLQYMADAFGVSVDYVDAELSRFISAGRLHCKVDRVGGIVETNRPDSKNWQYQATIKQGDILLNRVQKLSRVINI, from the coding sequence ATGCCGGTCGAAAATCTGGAAGAGCAGGGCTTGGAGAAAAACCCCAACCTGGAGCTGTCGCACTGTAAGTTCCTGCTCAGCCTGCCGGAGTTTGCCAGCGACAAGAAGCTGTCGGAGAAGCTGCTGGCCGCGATCAAGGCGGAAAATATGGCCCCCTGGTACGAGCAGGTGTGCACCGATCTGGGCTGGACCGTCGACCAGAAGCAGCTGGCCGAGATGCGGGAAACGAACCGCAAGAAGCTGGAGCAGCTCGATGCCGCCATCGAGGACGCGGAGAAGAATCTGGGCGAAATGGAGGTGCGGGAGGCGAACCTGCGCAAATCGGAGTACCTGTGCCGGATCGGCGACAAGGAGGGCGCGATAACGGCGTTCCGCAAGACGTACGAGAAGACGGTTTCGCTCGGCCACCGGCTCGACATCGTGTTTCACCAGATCCGCATCGGGCTGTTCTATCTCGATCACGATCTGATCACGCGCAACATCGACAAGGCCAAGTATCTGATCGAGGAGGGCGGCGACTGGGACCGCCGGAACCGGCTGAAGGTGTACCAGGGTGCGTACTGCATTGCGATACGCGACTTTAAGGCGGCGGCCCACTTTTTCCTCGACACGGTCAGCACCTTCACCAGCTACGAGCTGATGGAGTACGCGACGTTCGTGCGCTACACCGTGTACGTGGCGATGATCAGCCTGCCGCGCAACGAGCTGCGCGACAAGGTCATCAAGGGGGCGGAAATACAGGAGGTGCTGCACCAAACGCCCGACGTGAAGGAGTACCTGTTCTCGCTCTACAACTGCCAGTACGCCGATTTCTTCAAGCATCTGGCGTCGGTCGAAGCGGTGCTGCGCAACGACATTCTGTTCCATCCGCACTACCGCTACTACGTGCGCGAGATGCGCATTCTGGCGTACACGCAGCTGCTGGAATCGTACCGCTCGCTGACGCTGCAGTACATGGCGGACGCGTTCGGCGTGAGCGTGGACTACGTCGATGCCGAGCTGTCGCGCTTCATTTCCGCCGGCCGACTGCACTGCAAGGTGGACCGAGTCGGCGGCATCGTCGAGACGAACCGGCCGGACAGTAAAAACTGGCAGTATCAGGCCACGATCAAGCAGGGTGATATTCTACTGAACCGCGTGCAGAAGCTCAGTCGCGTCATCAACATCTAA